In Deinococcus reticulitermitis, a single window of DNA contains:
- the aroE gene encoding shikimate dehydrogenase: protein MTLSAADPSPLRAYLYADPAGHSLSPAMHAAAFAWAGLRGEYRAQRVEPAALPAQIAALRRPGVLGANLSLPHKEAALPLLDALSDAARRIGAVNTVIHRGGQLSGDNTDAPGLLRALEDAGVGAQEGAVVVLGAGGAARAAVYAALTGLGREVYVVNRTPQRAQALAAAWVRPQGAALVRAVDVEGVPWEQVGLVINASSAGLGAPEESPLPDFDFGRLPAGAGVYDMVYQPHETRLLRDVRSAGRRGENGLGMLAHQARLAFAAWTGLEVPPQVFLGALHEKLDLKRTAP, encoded by the coding sequence GTGACCTTGTCCGCGGCTGACCCCTCGCCCCTTCGCGCTTACCTCTACGCCGATCCGGCGGGCCACTCGCTCTCACCGGCCATGCACGCGGCGGCGTTCGCCTGGGCCGGCTTGCGCGGGGAGTACCGGGCGCAGCGGGTGGAGCCCGCCGCATTGCCCGCGCAGATCGCGGCGCTGCGCCGCCCCGGCGTGCTCGGCGCCAACCTCAGCCTGCCGCACAAGGAGGCGGCGCTGCCGCTGCTCGACGCCCTGAGTGACGCGGCGCGGCGTATCGGGGCCGTCAACACGGTCATCCACCGCGGGGGCCAGCTCTCGGGGGACAACACCGACGCGCCGGGGCTGCTGCGCGCGCTGGAAGATGCGGGGGTCGGTGCCCAGGAAGGCGCCGTGGTGGTCCTCGGAGCGGGCGGGGCTGCGCGGGCGGCGGTGTACGCGGCACTCACCGGGCTCGGGCGCGAGGTGTACGTGGTCAACCGCACGCCGCAGCGTGCCCAGGCCCTCGCGGCGGCGTGGGTGCGCCCGCAAGGCGCAGCGCTGGTGCGGGCCGTGGATGTGGAGGGCGTGCCCTGGGAACAGGTGGGGCTGGTGATCAACGCGAGCAGTGCCGGGCTCGGCGCTCCTGAGGAGTCGCCCCTCCCGGACTTCGATTTTGGGCGGCTGCCTGCGGGCGCGGGCGTGTACGACATGGTGTACCAGCCGCACGAGACCCGGCTGCTGCGGGACGTGCGCTCGGCAGGGCGGCGCGGCGAGAACGGACTGGGGATGCTCGCGCATCAGGCCCGGCTCGCCTTTGCCGCCTGGACGGGGCTCGAGGTGCCGCCCCAGGTCTTTTTGGGTGCGCTCCACGAGAAGTTGGACCTGAAGAGGACGGCGCCTTGA
- the sodA gene encoding superoxide dismutase [Mn], producing the protein MAYTLPQLPYAYDALAPHIDQRTMEIHHTKHHQTYIDNANKALEGTEFADLPVEELIQKLASVPADKKTALRNNAGGHANHSLFWQVMGPNQGGQPGGELMEAISSAFGSYDAFKQKFEDAAKTRFGSGWAWLVVRDGQLDVVSTANQDNPLMGTEVAGVSGTPILGVDVWEHAYYLNYQNKRPDYLAAFWNVVNWDEVARRYAAAKQK; encoded by the coding sequence ATGGCCTACACCCTGCCTCAGCTGCCTTATGCCTACGATGCCCTCGCGCCGCACATCGACCAGCGCACGATGGAAATCCACCACACCAAGCACCACCAGACCTACATCGACAACGCGAATAAGGCCCTCGAAGGCACCGAATTTGCCGATCTGCCCGTCGAGGAGCTGATTCAGAAGCTGGCCTCGGTGCCGGCAGACAAGAAGACGGCCCTGCGCAACAACGCCGGCGGGCACGCCAACCACAGCCTGTTCTGGCAGGTGATGGGGCCCAACCAGGGCGGTCAGCCTGGCGGCGAGCTGATGGAAGCGATCAGCAGCGCGTTTGGTTCCTACGATGCGTTCAAGCAGAAGTTCGAGGACGCGGCCAAGACCCGCTTCGGCTCGGGTTGGGCGTGGCTGGTCGTCAGGGATGGCCAGCTCGACGTGGTGAGCACCGCCAACCAGGACAACCCGCTGATGGGCACCGAGGTCGCGGGCGTGAGCGGCACTCCGATCCTCGGTGTGGACGTGTGGGAGCACGCCTACTACCTCAACTACCAGAACAAGCGTCCCGACTACCTCGCCGCGTTCTGGAACGTCGTGAACTGGGACGAGGTCGCCCGGCGCTACGCCGCCGCGAAGCAGAAGTAA
- a CDS encoding alginate biosynthesis protein AlgP produces MSARSLVLLGAFAALALNRDLRRGLVTSTRDVARAAQDTYAETVRPAIGHSLETLREEAPHWLEQAQDTATNLAQAAAARAADLKEGAAETAEQFGKDYRKEYAPKLRALASDLGEEAEDRRKEAQKALKVAQKRGGSLISSLQERASDLADQAGDAVQDKRQDARKSLLQASKQGTSLLAEVQDRASEWIAHAQDAYEESRRDAERQLARARRDAQKELRRTHRDWDAKKLEKAVNRKVAPLQKRLDRDLSRLGKDAHDRSRELGAGAGGVALGGGTALLLALGAGAVVFARMPQARKAVLDAVESVNPDAAKQLHQVSRSVRSVIGEMWIESAGEAAPAPAPGTGAGTQAGTTGATYGSSPAPGTSATVGMASTSPAPRPGDRPRADAPATATPGDKPAEEKPATTPVTQDFLKKDQPGGKDTGKKPN; encoded by the coding sequence ATGAGTGCGCGCAGCCTCGTTTTGCTCGGGGCTTTCGCTGCGCTCGCCCTGAACCGGGATCTGCGCCGCGGCCTCGTGACCAGCACCCGTGACGTCGCGCGCGCCGCGCAGGATACATACGCCGAAACCGTGCGCCCGGCCATCGGCCACTCCCTCGAAACCCTGCGCGAAGAAGCGCCGCACTGGCTGGAGCAGGCCCAGGACACGGCCACGAACCTCGCCCAGGCCGCCGCCGCCCGCGCCGCAGACCTCAAGGAGGGCGCGGCAGAAACCGCCGAGCAGTTTGGGAAGGACTACCGCAAGGAGTACGCGCCCAAGTTGCGCGCGCTGGCGAGCGACCTCGGCGAGGAGGCCGAGGACCGCCGCAAGGAGGCCCAGAAGGCGCTGAAGGTCGCTCAGAAGCGCGGCGGCTCGCTGATCTCCAGTCTCCAGGAACGCGCGAGTGACCTCGCCGATCAGGCCGGTGACGCGGTGCAGGACAAGCGCCAGGACGCCCGCAAGTCGCTGCTTCAGGCCAGCAAGCAGGGCACGTCGCTTCTGGCCGAGGTTCAGGACCGGGCGAGCGAATGGATCGCCCATGCCCAGGACGCCTACGAGGAAAGCCGGCGCGACGCCGAGCGCCAGCTGGCCCGCGCTCGCCGTGACGCCCAGAAGGAACTGCGCCGCACCCACCGCGACTGGGACGCGAAGAAGCTCGAAAAGGCCGTGAACCGCAAGGTGGCCCCGCTGCAAAAGCGTCTCGACCGCGACCTCTCGCGGCTAGGCAAAGATGCCCATGACCGCAGCCGCGAACTCGGCGCCGGTGCGGGCGGCGTGGCCCTCGGTGGCGGCACGGCGCTGCTGCTCGCGCTCGGCGCGGGCGCGGTGGTGTTTGCCCGCATGCCTCAAGCGCGTAAGGCGGTGCTGGACGCGGTCGAGTCGGTCAATCCCGACGCGGCCAAGCAACTGCATCAGGTGAGCCGCAGCGTGCGGAGCGTGATTGGCGAGATGTGGATCGAGTCGGCGGGCGAGGCGGCCCCGGCCCCCGCGCCCGGCACTGGCGCCGGGACCCAGGCCGGGACGACCGGCGCGACGTACGGCAGCTCACCGGCGCCCGGCACCTCGGCGACGGTGGGCATGGCGAGCACTTCCCCCGCTCCGCGTCCAGGCGACCGGCCCAGGGCGGACGCGCCAGCTACGGCCACACCGGGCGACAAGCCCGCCGAGGAGAAGCCGGCGACCACGCCGGTCACCCAGGATTTCCTGAAAAAGGACCAGCCGGGCGGTAAGGATACCGGCAAGAAACCCAACTGA
- a CDS encoding phospholipase D-like domain-containing protein codes for MVKRPRSLLSWLPQRWGSQPLRRRTLRAWLLGAAALGPAQAAQWPGGLGPVPPARPLFAPACAAPQSPLERAVWEVVRAGAPDLSCLNAFVGFQRTPRPAPAAGGEAPTDAFDEIAAQIRAARSEVLLTNMQWDFGPDAQGRGMAPGSVIAGAVADLYRQVRADPAAYPQGMAVRLSLGGYPDLRRTIDGATQVLSLARELRERGVALDDPAARWRLSLLHYPYFPHSHVKLHVIDGQDVTVAGFNLSRVQLPKSEGGDDQHDIGLRLRGPVAQAGVAVFDDLWRNSRQLRCPPGVAPERVFQNCSLGAPDPVSHPLAAQFARPAGEARAYLLYRRPGEDQADRAHLALLNAARREIDLMQVDFSPEPTCWGANAGPAGCGADSPYFSSYLRAVLGAIERGVRVRLLVMPNSTSLERPGNRAGIALLRYEARRRGLERLFEVRHVNYKMHDKVIAVDRELVSVGSVNFHFSSWGPLGLNEAALITNDPAALREHQAEFESIWTSPVLSRAAPEERWLSRVRADPSLTGKPGPAQPSPSAP; via the coding sequence ATGGTAAAGCGGCCGCGTTCCCTCCTTTCCTGGCTTCCCCAGCGGTGGGGAAGCCAACCGCTGCGCCGCCGCACGCTCCGGGCCTGGCTTCTCGGCGCCGCCGCCCTGGGTCCGGCGCAGGCGGCCCAGTGGCCCGGTGGCCTCGGGCCGGTGCCGCCCGCCCGCCCGCTGTTCGCCCCGGCCTGCGCCGCGCCGCAAAGCCCGCTGGAGCGCGCCGTGTGGGAGGTGGTCCGCGCCGGCGCGCCTGACCTGAGCTGCCTGAACGCCTTCGTTGGCTTTCAGCGCACGCCGCGCCCGGCCCCGGCCGCAGGGGGTGAGGCGCCCACCGACGCCTTTGACGAGATCGCCGCACAGATCCGCGCGGCCCGCAGCGAGGTGCTGCTTACCAACATGCAGTGGGACTTCGGGCCAGACGCTCAGGGACGGGGCATGGCGCCGGGCAGCGTGATCGCCGGCGCGGTCGCCGACCTCTACCGGCAGGTGCGCGCCGACCCCGCCGCCTACCCCCAGGGCATGGCGGTGCGGCTCTCGCTCGGGGGGTATCCGGACCTGCGGCGCACCATCGACGGCGCCACGCAGGTGCTCTCGCTCGCGCGGGAGCTGCGTGAGCGCGGGGTGGCGCTCGATGACCCCGCCGCCCGCTGGCGGCTGAGCCTGCTGCATTACCCCTACTTTCCCCACAGCCACGTCAAACTTCACGTGATCGACGGACAGGACGTGACGGTGGCGGGCTTCAACCTCAGCCGCGTGCAACTGCCCAAATCCGAGGGCGGAGACGACCAGCACGACATCGGGCTGCGGCTGCGCGGGCCAGTGGCCCAGGCGGGGGTGGCGGTCTTCGACGACCTGTGGAGAAACTCGCGCCAGCTGCGGTGCCCGCCGGGCGTAGCCCCCGAGCGGGTCTTTCAGAACTGCTCCCTCGGGGCGCCCGATCCGGTAAGCCACCCGCTCGCCGCCCAGTTCGCGCGCCCTGCTGGGGAAGCGCGCGCTTACCTGCTCTACCGCCGGCCTGGTGAGGACCAAGCCGACCGCGCGCATCTCGCCCTGCTCAATGCCGCGCGGCGCGAGATCGACCTGATGCAGGTGGATTTCAGCCCCGAGCCGACCTGCTGGGGCGCGAACGCGGGGCCGGCGGGGTGCGGCGCGGACTCGCCGTACTTTTCTTCCTACCTGCGCGCCGTGCTTGGTGCCATCGAGCGCGGGGTGCGGGTGCGGCTGCTCGTCATGCCCAACAGCACATCCCTCGAGCGCCCCGGCAACCGCGCGGGCATCGCCCTGCTCCGCTACGAGGCGCGGCGGCGCGGCCTGGAACGGCTGTTCGAGGTCCGCCACGTCAACTACAAGATGCATGACAAGGTGATTGCTGTCGACCGTGAACTCGTCTCGGTCGGCAGCGTCAACTTCCACTTCAGTTCGTGGGGTCCGCTCGGCCTCAACGAAGCGGCGCTGATCACGAACGACCCTGCCGCTCTGCGCGAGCACCAGGCCGAGTTCGAGTCGATCTGGACCTCACCGGTCCTCAGCCGGGCCGCCCCCGAAGAGCGCTGGCTGAGCCGGGTGCGCGCCGATCCTTCGCTCACCGGGAAGCCGGGTCCGGCCCAGCCCTCCCCCTCTGCCCCCTGA
- the alr gene encoding alanine racemase, with the protein MLPRAVATVSAAALGHNLTQLAARSGTKLLLPVKADAYGHGARIVAAVAAAHPAVWGLAVATPQEAAEIAALDLGKPVTLLTPPAPEEVPELVALGVRLPVGSLEEVERLPKGAVAHLKVDTGMNRLGARPARAIEIGHRLAARGQLEGVYTHFATADEEDLSFAREQLARFRTVLAALPPVLAHCANGGGVLSFGALDGMNLARPGLASYGFAPPHLRPVLPLRPVMTLRARVTQRHTAHPGETISYGALWQATRETEVAVVGMGYADGYPRNATQKASVLIGGERRPVLGRICMDQCMVDVTGLEVAVGDWAELWGEGEITVRDVAAWGGTIEYEVLTGIGRRVERALA; encoded by the coding sequence ATGCTGCCCCGCGCCGTCGCTACCGTCTCCGCCGCCGCCCTCGGGCACAACCTGACCCAGCTGGCCGCGCGCAGCGGCACGAAGCTGCTGTTGCCCGTCAAGGCCGATGCCTACGGCCACGGCGCCCGGATCGTCGCGGCGGTGGCTGCCGCGCATCCAGCGGTGTGGGGTCTGGCGGTGGCGACGCCCCAGGAAGCGGCAGAGATCGCGGCGCTGGACCTTGGCAAACCAGTCACGCTCCTGACCCCGCCGGCCCCCGAGGAGGTCCCGGAGCTGGTGGCGCTCGGGGTCCGCCTGCCGGTGGGCTCGTTGGAGGAGGTCGAGCGCTTGCCGAAAGGCGCTGTGGCCCACCTCAAGGTCGATACCGGGATGAACCGCCTCGGTGCGCGGCCGGCGCGGGCCATCGAGATCGGTCACCGGCTGGCGGCGCGCGGTCAGCTCGAAGGGGTCTACACCCACTTCGCCACCGCCGACGAGGAGGACCTGAGCTTTGCGCGTGAGCAACTCGCCCGGTTTCGCACGGTGCTCGCCGCGCTGCCGCCCGTGCTCGCGCACTGTGCCAACGGCGGCGGCGTCCTGAGCTTCGGGGCGCTGGACGGCATGAACCTCGCGCGTCCTGGGCTGGCGTCGTACGGCTTCGCGCCGCCGCATCTGCGCCCGGTCCTGCCCCTGCGCCCGGTGATGACCCTGCGCGCCCGCGTCACCCAGCGCCACACCGCGCACCCCGGCGAGACGATCAGTTACGGCGCCCTGTGGCAGGCGACGCGCGAGACCGAGGTCGCGGTGGTCGGTATGGGCTACGCCGACGGCTACCCACGGAACGCCACCCAGAAGGCCTCGGTGCTCATCGGCGGAGAGCGCCGGCCGGTGCTCGGGCGCATCTGCATGGATCAGTGCATGGTAGACGTGACCGGGCTGGAGGTGGCGGTCGGCGACTGGGCCGAGCTGTGGGGCGAGGGGGAGATCACGGTCCGTGACGTGGCGGCCTGGGGCGGGACCATCGAGTACGAGGTGCTGACCGGCATCGGCAGGCGGGTCGAGCGTGCGCTGGCTTGA